The genomic window GGCTCTTTTTCTCTATGATTGAATCTATTTAGGAATTTTTTATAATTTTATAAAAATCACTCATTTTTTGGGTACGTAGCTAACACGTAGCTAACAAATTCTTCTTTTATGTTTTCATGTTAAAATAAATCTAAAAATTGCATGAAATGTGATTTTATATCTTTTTATAAATTATACATAATATTATAAGAAGTTGATTAATATTTTTTACTCTTATATAAAAATATTGGTTCTATACTTTTAAGTGTTGATAGTAAAATATCAACACTTTTTTCTTTGTAAAAAAATGAAGATATTTAAATTTCCTGTATAATTGAAATCGCGAAACACCAAAAATAAGGAGTGATTTAAATGTCTTCGTCTAATATTATCAATTTTTGCCTAGGAATTCAAGATAAAAATTTAACTTTTCTTGAAAATAGTTTTGAAATCAGATCTATTAAAAATAGAAAAGTTAAAGTCTTCCATGCGCTTGTAACTCAAAAACATTGTAATTGCCATCACTGCAATTCAGTTACTGTTGTTAAAAATGGAACTAAGCCTTCTTTGATTAAAATTATCCCTATACAAGAATATGAAGCTTACATTCAAGTACATAGACAAAGATTTAAATGTAAAACTTGTGGAAAAACATTTTCTGCCAAAAGTAATTTTGTTATGCAAAGAGCTAGAATTTCATATAGCTTAAAATTAGCTGTTGCTCAGAAGTTGAAATTTAAAATTTCCCTAAAAGATATTGCAAAAGAATATAAAATTTCCATAGCTACTGTACAAAGAATCATGGA from Fusobacterium russii ATCC 25533 includes these protein-coding regions:
- a CDS encoding ISL3 family transposase, with amino-acid sequence MSSSNIINFCLGIQDKNLTFLENSFEIRSIKNRKVKVFHALVTQKHCNCHHCNSVTVVKNGTKPSLIKIIPIQEYEAYIQVHRQRFKCKTCGKTFSAKSNFVMQRARISYSLKLAVAQKLKFKISLKDIAKEYKISIATVQRIMDKFYQVKKNELISLPENICIDEFKSTADAEGAMSCILANGVYTFWC